The Magnetococcales bacterium genome segment TTGCGTTTATCGTCCTTTACGTCACGCATTTTATCGATGACAAACCGCCAGGTTCGGTAGACGAACCAGGAACGCCAGATATGATCTTCCGGTTTCACCTCGGCATTTTCCGCCTTGTCGCACAGATGGAGCAGGCCGTAGAGGTAGGCGGTACTCATCTCGACCTTGTATTGCTCCTTCAACGTCGTCACCAACTCTTGCAGGTCATGTTCCGCATCCAGCATGGCGATGAAAGTGTTCCAATCGACGGTGCGCCCCCAGCAGGTGATGGCATTTTTATCGATCTGTTCCTGGTCTGGGTCATCTTTGTATTGTTTGGATCTGACCAAGGCCTCTTCAGCCATCCCGGCCATGGCGGGAATGGGTATGCCCGGTTTGGTCATGGCCAGTCCGGCGGAAAAATGGATGTCGCGATTGGCGACATAACGGGCAAACTCGTTTTGCATGGACTCGGCTAGGCGGATTTGTGCCAGCCATGGCCCAATGAGGAAAAAGTCATCCCCGCCAGCAAACACGGTGTAGGTGTTTGGGAAGTGTCGGGCACAATGCCAGGGCAACCAGATGGCAAAAAAGGCGTTCAGTTGCCGTGACAAAGCCGCCATGCGGGCGAAGGTGTGATGATCCTGCAATCCGTGGCGGAAAATGTTGCCGAGGTTGTCCACGTCGCCCTTGAAGGTGGCAAGGGCAGCCACGCCACGCTTGATGCCTTCCGCATCTTCATGTGTGCCAGATTTGGCAATATCTTCAAACTCTTTGATTTTTTTATCTTCCTCATTTTTTGCCACATAGCCATTGATGGCCCGCCGGGCATAGCCGCTCCATAATGGCGTCGTCCCCTGCGGATGCGGATCATCGGCAGCCGGTGCCGAAAAATCCCAGGCCCGCAACAAGGCCCCTTCCCGTGCCAGTTGGCCAAATTTGCCGCTCTCTTCTTCATCGCCGGTGAAGGTGATCCGGTAGTCAAAATAATCCATCGCCAGATAATCCAGGGTTTGGTCATCATGTTCGGCATGACGGGTGATGAGCAGACGATCCTTTTTGACCAGTTTTTCCCCGATGGTGATCTGGTCGTAGCACAGTGCGCAGACCATTTTGTCGTTCTTGTCTGTCACGGCGGGCTTTTTGCCATCCACCACGCACGCCTTGTGCGGATAGTCGGTCACAAAAACCGGCTCTGGCGGGTTGCTGCCGCACAGGTCGAAACGCTGGCGTTTGCGTCGCTCCAGATCCCTGAACAGGCGCGTGACCAGCGCACCAAAGTGCTTTTTGTTGAAATCCTGCCTCTGCGCCCTGGTGAATGCCAGACCGATACCCCCCTGGCCAAAGGTTTGTTTCAGGAACCACTGGTCCAATTTTTGCCGTACCTGCTCCAGACGCTGTTCGGCATCCGGCAGGTTGGGGGCGACGATCATAAATTTGCCCGCCGCATTGATGATCTGGCTGGTGACCGGCAACTGGAAGGCCTGCAACACCTCGATGGCCGCCAACTCCGTCAACAGGGAGACCTGAAAGGAGCGTCCCCGCAACAGTTTGGCCGCCATTTTCGTGGTTTCCCCGCCGTTGGCCAGAATAAACTCCTGGATGCCGAAAAAATCTCCCTGGATCAGGAAAAACTCTTCTTCGGCATTTTCGTCCCATTTTTCCTTCCATTGTGCCTCGGCGAATATCGAATCAACGCTGCCATGCGCCGCGTGATGCCGCCACAAAGCCACCGCCAGGGCCGCCGTGGCCTTGGAGTGATCGTAGAGCGATACATCTGCCGGAACGGGCTTGAAATTTTTTTCTTTCGTGAATGTCACGGTGGCCGAGGGGATGGCATGGGTGAAGGTCAGGTACAGACTGTCGAAATGATCCAGCCACAAGGGCAGGGCGTAACGATGGGATCGTGGAATATTTTCCAATCCGGCAATGAATTGATCCCAGAGATCCTTGTACTCCTTCCTGGCCGTTGAATCGTCTGCGGGAACGGTTGCATCTTTCTCGACTGGAAAAAGTGTTGCCGGGGCCATGGCGCGCAATGGGTAACGCTGCAAGGCTTTTCGAGGTTCTTTCTCGCCGTCATTGATCGCGATTCGTTCCAGGATGGACCACATGCGTATCCGTGTTGTGGAGACCCGTTTGTGGCCTGTCGCCTCATCCTCGTGGCCTTCCTCTGCCTCGTTGTATTCCTTGAAACCCGACCGCTCGAATCCGGAAGCCAGACGGTCAGCCGTGGCGATGATCCTTTGCAGAGGTGTTTCCGGCTTGTGATGCATGGCGGCGGCATTGATCAGGGAGTCGCCGGTTTTTTGTTGTTCACGCATATCCTGCCATGACGTGAAAGGGTCCATGTCTCCTTGTTTGATATCTGGAATGTTCGTCTCGATGGCATCGACGGCAAGACCGGTGTAGGCAGCATGGACATGTGTATGGTGACCCTGCCAGGGAGGACAGTAGGTTTGTTTGTTGCCATCGAGTTCCGGTGCCGGAATGCCTGCCCGTTCGGCAAACTTGCCGATGTCATGCAACAGGCCCGCCAGCGCCACCCGACAAGAGGCTTCCAGCAGTTTGCGATTTTTTTCATCCATCATTCACTCCTCCCGCCCAAGAAAAGATTTATCCACTGCCGGGAGGTATCCCCCGCTGGTATTGTCGATGCGCAATTGTCGATGCAGCGCCTCGTTGCCCTGTTGTTTGATGCGTGCATTGATTTTGGAAATGTATTCCGGGACGCGCCTCTGGAATTCGGCGGATTCCATGGTGCGCACATAGCCGGGTTTGTGGGTGGCATTCTGGTAAAACAGAAAAAAATCGTCGCAGAGACCGGCCATCTCCTTGCCGGGCAGGGCGCATGCCACGCACCCCGTGCAGGAATCGAGCTGCTGGCGCCGGCAATGGTATTTTGTTTTGGCAAGCAGCCATTTGTATAAAGAAAGCAGCAATGGACTCAAGGCGATGGAACGCCCCAGAAAAGTGATGTGGCCGGATTCGAGTTGCACACGTTCGGGTGCGGATCGCTGGCTGCGGCCACTTTTTTTGGGCAACAGCAGGAGTCGTTGCAAACGGCTGACTTTGGCATCGGCCTGTTTGATGATTCCGGATTGTGGGTCGAAAATCATGGCCGGCGCGTCCGGTTTCAGAAAATGCGGATGGTGTTCGAACCGGGGTTCGGTACGCAACACCCACAGGCCATCGCCCCGGTGCGCGTCGAGATACAGGGCCGCAATCTGGGATGCGAGAGAAATCATCCAGTTGACGCCCCCGCCGAGGATCACCTGCACGGCTATGCCCTCACGCTCTGCGCCCAGGGCCTCTTCCAAAGCCTGACAAAACTGCTGTTGGGAAAGTTCCCCGTCGTTGCCATCCACGGCATCCCCATGCCAGACAAGCCGGGCATGCGGGGGCAAACCCGCATGTTCCACGGTGGACCGCAGGATGCCGATTCCCTGGCATGTTGAATGAATGGCCACCTGACGCAAAACAAACTGTTCCGCCATGAGCCATGCCGACAGGGTCACGACCGGGGCGGCCATGCCGGCGATGATGTGGAGATTGCAATCCAGTTTTTCCATACAACGTTTCCCGATACCATGGCTTCTGAAGTTTAGCAAAATCATTCCGGTGGTTCAACCCGAAAGAGACATTTGGCTACGGAATGGCAATCTGGCGGAATTTAGATGTAGACGCAAGTTTGACAAGGTTGTCATCCAGGACACCTGGTGGCCATTTTCCGCCGGCATGGTGCGGATTTGCAGTTGTCATGAAACCTCTTGACATTTCTGGAAAAATTTGAGTATTTTCCCGGTATGTGCCATTTCACCTTCCGGTCAGGACTGTATCGGACGCAGGAAAGGGTTGATTGAGGGATTGGGCATTTTCCGGCAGGTTTCGAGGTTGATTCATTCATGCCAATCTGGATGGCTTTTCTGGTGGTGACACTGGTCTGGGGAACGACCCCGCTGGCTGTGCAGTGGAGTCAGGCAGGGGTTGGCTACCTGTTTGCGGTCACGGCACGTATTGCCATAGGAGCAGTACTTTTCCTGCCATTACCATGGGTTGTGCAGCGTCCGGCATCGTTCAAACAGCTTGGTATCGTCGCCGGGATTGCCGGACTCAATCTCTATGCATCCATGCTGTGTGTTTATTGGGGGGCGCGTTTCGTTCCTTCCGGATGGATTTCGGTGTTGTTTGGCCTGGGTCCTGTCGTGACCGGCATCATGGCTGCTGTCTGGTTGAAGGAGCCGTTCACCGCCGAAAAAATTCTTGGCTCCCTGATCGGTCTGGGTGGACTTTTGGTTATTTTTGGCCAGGGAGGGAGTTTGGGCGAACAAACCTTGCACGGGATTGGTGCCTTGCTGGTGGCTGTGGTCATCTATTCGGCGGGTAATATTGGCATCAAGCGTTGGGGAGGAGGGGTATCTCCCCTGTGGGTGACCGCTGGATCGCTGTGGGTTGCCTTGCCATTGTATGGCATCTCGTTGTGGTGGTCGGGAACCCCTTGGCCAACCAGTATATCCTTGCAGGCTGGATCGGCCATTTTTTACCTGGGGTTGATTGCCAATGGTATTGGCTTTGTGACTTTTTTTTATTTATTGAGCCGCGTCAGTGCGGCCAATGCCGTTCTGGTCACCCTGAGTGCCCCCGTGTTGGCTTTGTGGATCGGGTTTATGTTCAATCAGGAAAAATTGCCGGCGGGGGTGTTGTTGGGTACGGCTCTTATTCTCGGAGGCCTGAGTTTTTTCCAGTGGGGAGGGGGCCTTGTTAAAAAATACAAACGAATTGAAGAATAAAATAAAAAAACTAATAAAAAACTGGGATGGGGGTCCAGGGGGAAGGGCTGTGCCCTTCCTCCTGGTGGGGTTTGGGGCGAAGCCCCAATAAAAATCTTTTATATATAAAGTTTTGAAAAAAATTAAAAAAACCCTCATTGGGACTTCGCCCCAAACCCCACCAGGACTCTGTCCTGGACCTGTCCGGTCGCCAGCCCCCTGGACCCCGTGTTCAAAAGACGCACCGCCAGAATTGCAAGACCAGTCGATCCACACACAAGCCGCCCGGCCAAAGGCCGGGCGGCTTTTTGATCAGTGTGTGAGAATCATTGCCGAAAAATCAGGCTGTGCTGGAGACCTCACCCTTTTCGAGTGCAGCCTGGGCAGCGGCCAGACGGGCAATGGGCACCCGGAATGGCGAGCAGGAGACGTAATCCAGACCGGCCTTGTGGAAGAAGCGGATGGAACTGGGATCGCCACCGTGTTCGCCGCAGACGCCGATCTTGAGACCGGGACGTCCCTGACGACCCTTGGCAACACCCATGGTCACGAGCTGACCGACACCTTCCTGGTCGATGGAGACGAAGGGGTCTTTTTCGATGAGCTTCTTGTTGACGTACTCGGTCAGGAAGGTACCGGCATCGTCGCGGGAGATACCCATGGTGGTTTGGGTGAGGTCATTGGTGCCGAAGGAGAAAAATTCGGCTTCCTTGGCAATCTGGTCGGCGATCAGAGCGGCGCGGGGCAGCTCGATCATGGTGCCGATCATGTATTTGACCTTCATCCCTTTTTCTTTGATGACCGACTCGCAGATATTGACGCAACGGACGCGCAGGGTGGCCAACTCGCTGAGATAACCGACGAGCGGGATCATGATTTCCGGAATGATGTCTGTCTTGTCCTGTTTCATGACGTTGCAGGCGGCTTCCATGATGGCCTGAACCTGCATTTCATAAATTTCCGGATAGGTGACGCCCAGACGGCAGCCGCGATGGCCCAGCATCGGGTTGAACTCTTTGAGGGCGGAGACGCGGTCCTTGACTTCGGATTTGGAGACATTCAGGACCTTGGCAACCTCTTCCTGGCCCTTGTCGTCGTGGGGGATGAACTCGTGCAGCGGGGGATCCAGCAACCGGACAGTCACCGGGCGGGGTCCCATGGCGCGGAAGATGCCTTCGAAGTCGCCACGTTGGATGGGAAGCAATTTGGCCAGGGCCTTGCGGCGGGAGGCTTCATCCTTGGCGAGGATCATTTCGCGCACGGCGATGATGCGATCTTCCTGGAAGAACATGTGTTCGGTGCGGCAGAGGCCGATCCCTTCGGCACCAAACTTGACGGCCTGGATGGCATCTTCGGGGGTGTCGGCATTGGTCCGGACCTTCATGGTGCGGAACTCGTCGGCCCAGGTCATGAAGGTGCCGAAATCGCCGGTCAGGGCGGGCTGCATGGTGCCAATCTTGCCAAGCATGACCTGGCCGGTGGAACCATCGATGGAGATCCAGTCACCCTGTTTGACCACCTTGCCCTGCTCGTTGGTGAACTGCTGGCCTTTGATGCGGATGGCACCGCAGCCGGCCACGCAGGGGGTACCCATGCCACGCGCCACAACAGCGGCGTGGGAGGTCATGCCGCCCCGGGCGGTCAGGATGCCTTTGGAGGCATGCATGCCGTGGATATCTTCCGGGCTGGTCTCTTCGCGGACCAGGATGACCTGTTTGCCATCTTTGGCCCAGGCTTCGGCGTCGTCGGCGGTGAAGACGGCCATGCCGGCACCGGCACCTGGGGAGGCGGCCAGACCAACAGCCAGGACTTCAGCGGCTTTTTTGGCTTTCGGATCGAAGGTGGGGTGGAGAACCTGATCCAGCGAACCGGCATCCACGCGGGCCACAGCTTCGGCTTTGGTGATCATGCCTTCATTGACCATGTCCACGGCAATCTTGAGGGCGGCGGCGGCGGTCCGTTTGCCGGTACGGGTTTGGAGCATCCAGAGTTTGTTTTTCTGGATGGTGAACTCCATGTCCTGCATGTCGCGGTAGTGATCTTCCAGCTTTCTGTAGTTGTCGCAGAGCTGCCGGTAGAGGTCGGGCATGGCCTCTTCCATGGCGGGCAGATCGGATTTTTGCAGATTTTTCCCGGCCAGGGTGATTTGTTGCGGGGTACGAATGCCGGCGACCACGTCTTCGCCCTGGGCATTGATGAGGAATTCGCCGTAGAACCGTTTGTCGCCGGTGGCGGGGTCACGGGAGAAGGCCACGCCGGTGGCGCTGTCATTGCCCATGTTGCCGAAGACCATGGATTGGACGTTGACGGCGGTGCCCCACCACTCGGGGATTTCGTGCAGGCGGCGATAGGTGATGGCGCTCTGTTTCATCCAGGAGCTGAACACGGCTCCGATGGCACCCCAGAGCTGATCGCGGGGATCTTCGGGGAAGGGTTTGCCGGCCTCTTTTTTCACGATGGCCTTGAAGTCAGCGACCATGGCTTTCCAGTCGGCGGCGGTCAATTCGGTGTCGAGTTTGACTTTTTTCTGTTCTTTGACTTTATCGATGTGGTGTTCGAAGTGGTCGGCATCGACCCCCATCACCACTTTGGAGTACATTTGGACGAAGCGGCGGTAGGAATCGTAGGCGAAGCGTTCGTCACCGGCTTTTTTGATCAGGCCTTTGATGGTGGTATCGTTGAGGCCCAGGTTCAGGACGGTATCCATCATGCCGGGCATGGAGGCGCGGGCACCGGAACGGACGGAAACCAGGAGTGGGTTGTCGGCGTCGCCGAACTTGGCGTCCATGCTTTTTTCGACTTTGGCCAGGGCTGCATTGACCTCGTCCTGGAGGTCATTGGGCATTTTTTTGCCCAGGTTGTAGTACTCGGTGCAGACTTCGGTGGTAATGGTGAATCCGGCGGGCACCATGATACCGATGCGGCACATTTCTGCCAGGTTGGCCCCTTTGCCACCCAGGAGATTTTTCATTGAAGCTTCACCGTCGGCGGAACCGTCGCCGAAGTAATATACCTTTTTGTTGGCCATGATTTCGTTACCTTCCTTCTCTTGAATTAAAAGCAATGGACAGTATGGGTCCGGGGATGAGGGATTTTTTCCTGTTCCCGATAACAAAAAACTGTTGGATGTGTGGTTGCATTTGTGCGCAATTTTTCTTTTGGTTACTGTTGATATCAGGCTTCCGGGAGTATCAGACGACTGACATCGGCCACAAGGGTAAACAGGGTGCGCACTCTGGACAGGAGGTTGACGCGCTGTTGACGGATTTCCGGGTCAGGATCCATGACCAGGATTTCGTCGAAGAAGCGGTCGATCACGCCTCGCAGTCCGGCGAGTGTTGCCAGCGCGGCCTGATAATTTCCCTGGGCGGCATGCGTGGCGACGATATTTTCCATTTTTTCGACGGCTTCCCGCAACCCCAATTCCGCCGAATCCCCAACTCTACCATTCTGTGTGGCATTTGCCAATGGTGCCTGATGCACATCAGCTTCAGTTTGGCGTAAAATATTGACAATGCGTTTGTTTGCGGCCACCAGTGCGGTATAGGAGGGGAGTTCCTTGAACTTTTTCAGGGCGTGGGCGCGTTGGACGATATCGAGGAGGTCGTCGAGTTCCAGGGCTTCGACGGCATCGATCAGGTCAGGGTCGATATCGATTGCCTTCAGATGGGCGCGCAGCCGGCCCAGGAAGAATGCGAGCAGTTCCCGGGTGATGGTGGCTGGATCCTGGGCCAGTTTTTCGCCGTGGAGTGTGTAACCGGCGCAGGCGGTTTGGATCCATTGGCGCAGGTTGAGGCGGATTGTCTGGTTGGAGGTACCAGGGGGTTGGGTCGCGTCATGGCCTTCCAGCGTGATGCGGATGATACCCAGGGCGGCGCGGCGCAGGGCGAAGGGATCCTTGGTACCAGTGGGGACCAGACCGATGCCGAAACAGCCGACCAGGGTGTCCAG includes the following:
- the cas10 gene encoding type III-A CRISPR-associated protein Cas10/Csm1 translates to MMDEKNRKLLEASCRVALAGLLHDIGKFAERAGIPAPELDGNKQTYCPPWQGHHTHVHAAYTGLAVDAIETNIPDIKQGDMDPFTSWQDMREQQKTGDSLINAAAMHHKPETPLQRIIATADRLASGFERSGFKEYNEAEEGHEDEATGHKRVSTTRIRMWSILERIAINDGEKEPRKALQRYPLRAMAPATLFPVEKDATVPADDSTARKEYKDLWDQFIAGLENIPRSHRYALPLWLDHFDSLYLTFTHAIPSATVTFTKEKNFKPVPADVSLYDHSKATAALAVALWRHHAAHGSVDSIFAEAQWKEKWDENAEEEFFLIQGDFFGIQEFILANGGETTKMAAKLLRGRSFQVSLLTELAAIEVLQAFQLPVTSQIINAAGKFMIVAPNLPDAEQRLEQVRQKLDQWFLKQTFGQGGIGLAFTRAQRQDFNKKHFGALVTRLFRDLERRKRQRFDLCGSNPPEPVFVTDYPHKACVVDGKKPAVTDKNDKMVCALCYDQITIGEKLVKKDRLLITRHAEHDDQTLDYLAMDYFDYRITFTGDEEESGKFGQLAREGALLRAWDFSAPAADDPHPQGTTPLWSGYARRAINGYVAKNEEDKKIKEFEDIAKSGTHEDAEGIKRGVAALATFKGDVDNLGNIFRHGLQDHHTFARMAALSRQLNAFFAIWLPWHCARHFPNTYTVFAGGDDFFLIGPWLAQIRLAESMQNEFARYVANRDIHFSAGLAMTKPGIPIPAMAGMAEEALVRSKQYKDDPDQEQIDKNAITCWGRTVDWNTFIAMLDAEHDLQELVTTLKEQYKVEMSTAYLYGLLHLCDKAENAEVKPEDHIWRSWFVYRTWRFVIDKMRDVKDDKRKEVYNEKFVKTISRQIDVKKGNYKIALFTHLYQRRKAETE
- a CDS encoding pyruvate, phosphate dikinase; protein product: MANKKVYYFGDGSADGEASMKNLLGGKGANLAEMCRIGIMVPAGFTITTEVCTEYYNLGKKMPNDLQDEVNAALAKVEKSMDAKFGDADNPLLVSVRSGARASMPGMMDTVLNLGLNDTTIKGLIKKAGDERFAYDSYRRFVQMYSKVVMGVDADHFEHHIDKVKEQKKVKLDTELTAADWKAMVADFKAIVKKEAGKPFPEDPRDQLWGAIGAVFSSWMKQSAITYRRLHEIPEWWGTAVNVQSMVFGNMGNDSATGVAFSRDPATGDKRFYGEFLINAQGEDVVAGIRTPQQITLAGKNLQKSDLPAMEEAMPDLYRQLCDNYRKLEDHYRDMQDMEFTIQKNKLWMLQTRTGKRTAAAALKIAVDMVNEGMITKAEAVARVDAGSLDQVLHPTFDPKAKKAAEVLAVGLAASPGAGAGMAVFTADDAEAWAKDGKQVILVREETSPEDIHGMHASKGILTARGGMTSHAAVVARGMGTPCVAGCGAIRIKGQQFTNEQGKVVKQGDWISIDGSTGQVMLGKIGTMQPALTGDFGTFMTWADEFRTMKVRTNADTPEDAIQAVKFGAEGIGLCRTEHMFFQEDRIIAVREMILAKDEASRRKALAKLLPIQRGDFEGIFRAMGPRPVTVRLLDPPLHEFIPHDDKGQEEVAKVLNVSKSEVKDRVSALKEFNPMLGHRGCRLGVTYPEIYEMQVQAIMEAACNVMKQDKTDIIPEIMIPLVGYLSELATLRVRCVNICESVIKEKGMKVKYMIGTMIELPRAALIADQIAKEAEFFSFGTNDLTQTTMGISRDDAGTFLTEYVNKKLIEKDPFVSIDQEGVGQLVTMGVAKGRQGRPGLKIGVCGEHGGDPSSIRFFHKAGLDYVSCSPFRVPIARLAAAQAALEKGEVSSTA
- a CDS encoding DMT family transporter, which gives rise to MPIWMAFLVVTLVWGTTPLAVQWSQAGVGYLFAVTARIAIGAVLFLPLPWVVQRPASFKQLGIVAGIAGLNLYASMLCVYWGARFVPSGWISVLFGLGPVVTGIMAAVWLKEPFTAEKILGSLIGLGGLLVIFGQGGSLGEQTLHGIGALLVAVVIYSAGNIGIKRWGGGVSPLWVTAGSLWVALPLYGISLWWSGTPWPTSISLQAGSAIFYLGLIANGIGFVTFFYLLSRVSAANAVLVTLSAPVLALWIGFMFNQEKLPAGVLLGTALILGGLSFFQWGGGLVKKYKRIEE